The following proteins are encoded in a genomic region of Burkholderia cepacia:
- a CDS encoding LysR family transcriptional regulator — MDRFLSIEAFVRVAEASSFAEAARQLGVTSSVVTNRIQQLEKFVNAPLFHRSTRHVRLSEVGEAFYRECAEVVGRVNELTDQMRELRATPTGRLRIQMLPGFALDHFGVPLAAFNQRYPGIQLDIIVNDRVVDPVEEGFDIAFQIFPPISESLIERRLFTVRRLFCAAPAYVDAHGAPQHPRDLLQHTTALYSGYPSRNRWTMARGDEVVEMELPGMIRSNSVHLLREYALTGGGVVCLPTLVASDALVAGRLVPILTDYQLAPLSFAAVYPATQRQALKVKALVEFLAEYIGDEPSWDLPLLERGWVR; from the coding sequence ATGGACCGGTTCCTGAGCATCGAAGCATTCGTGAGAGTGGCCGAGGCGAGCAGCTTCGCCGAGGCCGCGCGGCAACTGGGTGTGACGAGTTCGGTCGTGACGAACCGTATCCAGCAGCTCGAGAAGTTCGTCAACGCGCCGCTGTTCCATCGCAGCACGCGCCACGTGCGCCTGTCCGAAGTGGGCGAGGCGTTCTATCGCGAGTGTGCGGAGGTGGTCGGGCGCGTCAACGAGTTGACGGACCAGATGCGCGAGCTTCGCGCGACGCCGACCGGGCGGCTGCGCATCCAGATGCTGCCCGGTTTCGCGCTCGATCACTTCGGCGTGCCGCTGGCCGCATTCAATCAGCGCTACCCGGGCATCCAGCTCGACATCATCGTCAATGACCGTGTCGTGGACCCTGTCGAAGAAGGGTTCGACATCGCGTTCCAGATCTTCCCGCCGATTTCCGAATCGCTGATCGAGCGACGGCTGTTCACGGTCCGGCGTCTCTTTTGTGCGGCGCCCGCGTACGTCGACGCACATGGTGCACCACAACATCCACGCGATCTGCTGCAGCACACGACGGCGCTGTATTCGGGCTATCCGTCGCGCAACCGCTGGACGATGGCGCGCGGCGACGAGGTCGTCGAAATGGAGCTGCCGGGCATGATTCGCTCGAACTCCGTTCACCTGTTGCGCGAATACGCGCTGACGGGCGGCGGCGTGGTCTGCTTGCCCACGCTCGTGGCGAGCGATGCGCTCGTCGCGGGCCGCCTGGTGCCGATCCTCACCGACTATCAACTCGCGCCTTTGAGCTTTGCCGCCGTTTATCCCGCAACGCAGCGACAGGCGTTGAAGGTGAAGGCCCTGGTCGAATTCCTCGCCGAATACATCGGCGACGAGCCCTCGTGGGATCTCCCGCTGCTGGAGCGCGGCTGGGTGCGTTGA
- a CDS encoding MFS transporter codes for MKANEWDTSYEWKAVTLLALGFGLVGLDRWLIAPLFPSIMKDLNLTAQDVGNCIGVLGLSWGIFAALMGGISDKIGRRKVLIPAIIAFSLLSGFSGLAGGLLGLMAIRGLMGVAEGSFCPTSFAATADASHPRRRGLNLGLQQSGFALFGLALSPIIATQLLGFVSWRWVFALVAVPGLILGAIMFFVIREPKVVKEVASEHAPASLGHVLKSRNILVAMAALCCAMTGVFVLGALLPLYLTDYLSLGTQKMGLVVSAIGFGGFLGQFGLPGLSDLVGRRIASIVGFAGTAVMLYIFRGLGPQPLALFGVLFVASFFTLGLVSLLSGPVATEAAPIGLVSTSIGMVVGVGEIFGGGIAPAMGGYVAAHFGIQNILWLPMCAVVLGIVVSLLLKETAPAVLQRRAVVQPELATGEQSR; via the coding sequence ATGAAAGCAAACGAGTGGGATACCTCATACGAGTGGAAAGCGGTCACGCTGCTGGCGCTCGGTTTCGGGCTGGTCGGCCTCGACCGCTGGCTCATCGCGCCGCTGTTCCCTTCGATCATGAAGGACCTGAACCTGACCGCGCAGGACGTCGGCAATTGCATCGGTGTGCTCGGTTTGTCGTGGGGTATCTTCGCGGCGCTGATGGGCGGCATCTCCGACAAGATCGGCCGCCGGAAGGTGCTGATTCCGGCGATCATCGCGTTCTCGCTGCTGTCGGGTTTCTCGGGGCTCGCGGGCGGTCTGCTTGGCCTGATGGCGATTCGCGGGTTGATGGGCGTCGCGGAGGGCTCGTTCTGCCCGACGAGTTTCGCGGCGACGGCCGATGCGTCGCATCCGCGGCGTCGCGGCCTGAACCTCGGCCTGCAGCAAAGCGGCTTCGCGCTGTTCGGCCTCGCGCTGTCGCCGATCATCGCCACGCAACTGCTCGGCTTCGTGTCGTGGCGCTGGGTCTTTGCGCTGGTGGCCGTGCCCGGCCTGATCCTCGGCGCGATCATGTTCTTCGTGATCCGCGAGCCGAAAGTCGTGAAGGAAGTCGCATCGGAACATGCGCCGGCATCGCTCGGCCATGTGCTCAAGAGCCGCAACATCCTCGTGGCGATGGCCGCGCTGTGCTGCGCGATGACCGGCGTCTTCGTGCTCGGTGCGCTGCTGCCGCTGTACCTGACCGATTACCTGTCGCTCGGCACGCAGAAGATGGGCCTCGTCGTGTCGGCGATCGGCTTCGGCGGGTTTCTCGGGCAGTTCGGGTTGCCGGGGCTGTCCGACCTGGTCGGCCGTCGCATCGCGAGCATCGTCGGCTTCGCCGGAACGGCCGTGATGCTCTACATCTTCCGCGGCCTCGGCCCGCAGCCGCTGGCGCTGTTCGGCGTGCTGTTCGTCGCGTCGTTCTTCACGCTCGGGCTGGTGTCGCTGCTGTCCGGCCCGGTGGCGACCGAGGCCGCACCCATCGGCCTCGTGTCGACGTCCATCGGCATGGTGGTCGGCGTCGGCGAGATCTTCGGCGGCGGCATCGCGCCGGCGATGGGCGGCTATGTCGCCGCACACTTTGGCATCCAGAATATTCTGTGGCTGCCGATGTGCGCGGTCGTGCTGGGCATCGTGGTCAGCCTGTTGCTGAAGGAAACCGCACCGGCCGTGTTGCAGCGCCGCGCGGTCGTGCAGCCGGAACTGGCAACCGGAGAGCAATCGCGGTAA
- a CDS encoding aminotransferase class V-fold PLP-dependent enzyme: protein MSDTNTLHYLDYAATTPADPRVIEAMTACLGFDGIFGNPASSSHAAGRLAKDKVEHARAQVAALIGADADEIVWTSGATESNNLALKGYAENATDKRHLITSRIEHKAILDTMANLSKHGSSVTFLTPTRDGEITADAVAAAIGPETGLVSLMLVNNEIGTLTDIAAISRIVHAAGALLHVDAAQALGKTPIDVRALGIDMMSMSAHKVYGPKGIGALFVRRDIADRIAPQIHGGGHERGLRSGTLATHQIVGMGVACELAAEKLDGEAARIAALGARLTDALFALGDVTQNAAAARRIPHTLSLTVNAPGFFPFMLGEALAVSSTSACNSTSGAPSHVLTAIGLDAETAGRTVRVSFGRFTTEQDVDFAIACFRQAIEQCRATAANGFSASRQITPADLKAIRNAGYRSVICNRPDGEGDDHPAFDEIAAAARELGLEARYLPVERDHIGDAEVDAFGALVDTLQKPVLAYCRSGNRSGLLWNRLSARRTA, encoded by the coding sequence ATGAGCGACACCAACACGCTGCACTACCTCGACTACGCCGCCACGACGCCCGCCGATCCGCGCGTGATCGAAGCGATGACGGCCTGCCTCGGCTTCGACGGCATCTTCGGCAACCCCGCATCGAGCTCGCACGCCGCCGGCCGGCTGGCGAAAGACAAGGTCGAACACGCGCGCGCGCAGGTCGCCGCGCTGATCGGCGCGGACGCCGACGAGATCGTCTGGACCTCGGGCGCCACCGAATCGAACAACCTCGCGCTGAAGGGCTATGCGGAAAACGCGACCGACAAGCGCCACCTGATCACGAGCCGCATCGAGCACAAGGCCATTCTCGACACGATGGCGAACCTGTCGAAGCACGGCTCGTCGGTCACGTTCCTGACGCCCACGCGTGACGGCGAGATCACCGCCGACGCCGTGGCGGCCGCGATCGGCCCCGAGACGGGCCTTGTGTCGCTGATGCTCGTGAACAACGAGATCGGCACGCTGACCGACATCGCCGCCATTTCCCGCATCGTGCATGCCGCCGGCGCACTGCTCCACGTCGATGCCGCGCAGGCGCTCGGCAAGACGCCGATCGACGTGCGCGCGCTCGGCATCGACATGATGTCGATGTCGGCGCACAAGGTTTACGGGCCCAAGGGTATCGGCGCGCTGTTCGTCCGCCGCGATATAGCCGATCGCATCGCACCGCAGATTCACGGCGGCGGTCACGAGCGCGGGTTGCGCTCGGGCACGCTCGCGACGCATCAGATCGTCGGGATGGGCGTCGCGTGCGAACTCGCTGCTGAAAAGCTCGACGGCGAAGCCGCGCGGATCGCCGCGCTCGGCGCACGCCTCACCGACGCACTGTTCGCGCTCGGCGACGTCACGCAGAACGCGGCCGCCGCGCGCCGCATCCCGCACACGCTGAGCTTGACGGTGAACGCACCGGGCTTCTTCCCGTTCATGCTCGGCGAAGCGCTCGCCGTGTCGTCGACTTCCGCGTGCAACTCGACCAGCGGCGCACCGTCGCACGTGCTGACCGCGATCGGCCTCGATGCGGAAACGGCCGGCCGCACCGTGCGCGTCAGCTTCGGCCGCTTCACGACGGAGCAGGACGTCGACTTTGCGATCGCGTGTTTCCGCCAAGCAATCGAGCAATGCCGCGCGACCGCCGCGAACGGGTTCTCCGCGTCGCGTCAGATCACGCCGGCCGACCTGAAGGCGATCCGCAATGCCGGCTACCGCTCGGTCATCTGCAACCGGCCCGACGGCGAAGGCGACGACCATCCGGCCTTCGACGAGATCGCCGCCGCCGCCCGCGAACTGGGCCTCGAAGCACGCTACCTGCCGGTCGAGCGCGACCACATCGGCGACGCGGAAGTCGACGCGTTCGGGGCGCTGGTCGATACGCTGCAGAAGCCGGTGCTCGCGTATTGCCGCAGCGGCAACCGCTCCGGCCTGTTGTGGAATCGCCTGTCCGCACGACGCACGGCCTGA
- a CDS encoding LysR family transcriptional regulator: protein MDLSQRTRAILSFVHAADGGSFAAAGRMLGITSAAVSKNVAGLEQALGVRLMNRTTRTLKLTDEGAVFLRQARVALEALDSAVDSIVAQRLGPQGRVRISTSAAFGRDHLQPVLPGLLARYPGLSVEVDFDDRIVDVVRDGYDIVIRGGDIRDSALVSRPIFRMHAVLVASPAYLARHGIPRAPDELGAHRLIARRFLDGGIATWGFRMRDGSVVEFDPGESALLTFSAPEAGVQAAVDGLGIARVGVHLAWAHLRAGTLKVLLRRHFLPGNYEMAIQYPHRALKASRVQATVDYLLDAFAANESLHVPLKALDAYGA from the coding sequence TTGGATTTGTCGCAACGAACGCGGGCGATCTTGTCGTTCGTGCACGCGGCCGACGGCGGCAGCTTTGCGGCGGCCGGCCGCATGCTCGGCATCACGTCCGCCGCCGTCAGCAAGAACGTCGCCGGCCTCGAGCAGGCGCTCGGTGTGCGGCTGATGAACCGCACCACGCGCACGCTGAAGCTCACCGACGAAGGCGCCGTGTTTCTGCGCCAGGCGCGCGTCGCGCTGGAAGCGCTCGATTCGGCGGTCGACAGCATCGTCGCGCAGCGGCTCGGCCCGCAGGGGCGTGTACGCATTTCGACCAGCGCCGCGTTCGGGCGCGATCACTTGCAACCGGTGTTGCCCGGGTTGCTCGCGCGTTACCCCGGCTTGTCGGTGGAAGTCGATTTCGACGACCGGATCGTCGACGTCGTGCGCGATGGCTACGACATCGTGATACGCGGCGGCGACATTCGCGATTCGGCGCTGGTGTCGCGGCCGATCTTTCGCATGCATGCCGTGCTGGTTGCGTCACCGGCCTATCTGGCCCGCCACGGGATTCCGAGAGCGCCGGACGAACTCGGCGCGCACCGGCTGATCGCCCGCCGCTTTCTCGACGGCGGGATCGCGACGTGGGGCTTCAGGATGCGCGACGGGAGCGTCGTCGAGTTCGATCCGGGCGAATCGGCACTGCTGACGTTTTCGGCGCCGGAAGCGGGGGTGCAGGCCGCCGTCGACGGGTTGGGCATCGCACGGGTCGGCGTGCATCTCGCGTGGGCGCATTTGCGTGCCGGCACGTTGAAGGTGCTCCTGCGTCGCCATTTTTTGCCGGGCAACTACGAGATGGCGATCCAGTACCCGCATCGCGCATTGAAGGCGTCGCGTGTGCAGGCCACGGTCGACTATCTGCTCGACGCGTTTGCGGCGAACGAAAGCCTGCATGTGCCGTTGAAGGCGCTGGATGCGTACGGGGCGTGA
- a CDS encoding flavodoxin family protein, producing the protein MLATIVFDSGHGHTERQAQAVAEGVQRVPGAEVRLVAVSDGAIPWDTLAASDAIIFGSPTYNGSISSRLKKFMEDSTRPAWIPQTWRNKVAAGFTNSGAQHGDKLNSLMTMTLFAAQHGMIWVGLDLFAGTAANERNRIGGWLGAMAQSDDVSPELSPIASDLETAAHLGQRVAELASRFAAGA; encoded by the coding sequence ATGCTTGCCACCATCGTTTTCGACAGCGGCCACGGACATACCGAGCGACAGGCGCAAGCCGTCGCGGAAGGCGTGCAGCGCGTACCGGGTGCGGAAGTCCGGCTCGTCGCGGTCTCCGACGGCGCGATTCCGTGGGATACGCTCGCCGCCAGCGACGCGATCATCTTCGGTTCGCCGACGTACAACGGCTCGATCAGTTCGCGGCTCAAGAAGTTCATGGAAGACTCGACGCGCCCCGCGTGGATTCCGCAAACCTGGCGCAACAAGGTCGCGGCCGGCTTCACGAACTCCGGCGCGCAGCACGGCGACAAGCTGAATTCGCTGATGACGATGACGCTGTTCGCGGCGCAGCACGGGATGATCTGGGTCGGGCTCGACCTGTTCGCCGGCACCGCGGCGAACGAACGCAACCGGATCGGCGGCTGGCTCGGCGCGATGGCGCAGTCCGACGACGTGTCACCGGAGTTGTCGCCGATCGCCAGCGACCTCGAAACCGCCGCGCATCTCGGGCAGCGTGTGGCCGAACTGGCGTCGCGGTTCGCGGCCGGCGCGTAA
- a CDS encoding superoxide dismutase has protein sequence MKLLCLDVPLPGASPEAYQPHLLDEVRYGWQLLKRGIVRDIYFREDRPGVAIIAECDSIDSARDALREFPLAKAGLIDWEIIPLGAFLGWEALFAAGNA, from the coding sequence ATGAAACTGCTGTGTCTCGACGTACCGCTGCCCGGCGCCAGCCCGGAAGCGTATCAGCCGCACCTGCTCGACGAAGTGCGCTACGGCTGGCAATTGCTCAAGCGCGGGATCGTCCGCGACATCTATTTCCGCGAGGATCGCCCCGGCGTCGCGATCATTGCGGAGTGCGATTCGATCGATAGCGCGCGCGACGCACTGCGCGAGTTTCCGCTGGCCAAGGCCGGTCTGATCGACTGGGAGATCATTCCGCTCGGCGCGTTTCTCGGCTGGGAAGCGCTGTTTGCAGCCGGCAACGCGTGA
- a CDS encoding amino acid permease yields the protein MDAKFQPDSGTDSDVSLLHKMGYAQELSRRMSGFSNFAVSFSVICILSGGITAFQLAFSAAGGASIGLGWPLGSLFALIVAVSMSQIASAFPTAGGLYHWGAILGGKKWGWMTAWLNLIGLIFVIAAINFGTYDPFFKTLIAPMFGVSPDSLTWWHQTAFIAVITISQAILNARGIKIASKITDLSGYLIFVVTIALVVSLLYYSPVAFDAHRLVTFTNFTGVDGGAWPKQTTPLAFLSGLLLVTYTITGFDASAHTSEETHDAARNVPRGIIGSVFWSAVFGYVMVCAFVLVMPDLTASMKQGTGFFEAILAPIPKTLRVTLEIAMFFINYVCGLAAIMSTSRMVYAFARDGGLPASKLLRSVSPTHRTPGPAIWTCAVLAIVVTLYGDAFSVLSAGSAVFLFISYAMPIGSGMLAEGRSWTDKGPFQLGIWSKPCALLALVGACVLAYVGIQPPNEKVLYVLVGFVVVLMVIWYGFGVRNTFAGPPVLKDTRNLDRIRELEANVDPSV from the coding sequence ATGGATGCAAAATTCCAGCCTGATTCAGGCACCGACAGTGACGTAAGCCTGCTGCACAAGATGGGCTATGCGCAGGAACTGTCGAGACGTATGAGCGGTTTCTCGAACTTCGCCGTGTCGTTTTCGGTGATCTGCATCCTGTCCGGCGGCATCACCGCGTTCCAGCTCGCGTTTTCCGCGGCCGGCGGCGCATCGATCGGCCTCGGCTGGCCACTCGGCTCGCTGTTCGCGCTCATCGTCGCCGTTTCGATGTCCCAAATCGCCTCCGCGTTTCCGACGGCCGGCGGCCTCTATCACTGGGGCGCGATCCTCGGCGGGAAGAAATGGGGGTGGATGACGGCGTGGCTCAACCTGATCGGCCTGATCTTCGTGATCGCCGCGATCAATTTCGGCACCTACGATCCGTTTTTCAAGACGCTGATCGCGCCGATGTTCGGCGTCAGCCCGGACAGCCTGACGTGGTGGCATCAAACGGCGTTCATCGCGGTCATCACGATCTCGCAGGCGATCCTGAACGCGCGCGGCATCAAGATCGCGAGCAAGATCACCGACCTGTCGGGCTACCTGATCTTCGTGGTGACGATCGCGCTGGTGGTGTCGCTGCTCTACTACTCGCCCGTCGCGTTCGATGCGCACCGGCTGGTCACCTTCACCAACTTCACCGGCGTCGACGGCGGCGCATGGCCGAAACAGACCACGCCGCTCGCGTTCCTGTCCGGCCTGCTGCTCGTGACCTACACGATCACCGGCTTCGATGCTTCCGCCCATACCTCCGAAGAGACGCATGACGCGGCCAGGAACGTGCCGCGCGGCATCATCGGCTCGGTGTTCTGGTCCGCGGTGTTCGGCTACGTGATGGTGTGCGCGTTCGTGCTGGTGATGCCCGACCTGACCGCCAGCATGAAGCAGGGCACGGGCTTCTTCGAAGCGATCCTCGCGCCGATTCCGAAGACGCTGCGCGTGACGCTCGAAATCGCGATGTTCTTCATCAACTACGTGTGCGGGCTCGCGGCGATCATGTCGACGTCGCGGATGGTGTACGCATTCGCACGCGACGGCGGCCTGCCGGCATCGAAGCTGCTGCGCAGCGTCAGCCCGACCCACCGGACGCCCGGGCCCGCGATCTGGACGTGTGCGGTGCTCGCGATCGTCGTCACGCTGTACGGCGACGCGTTCTCGGTACTGAGCGCCGGCAGCGCGGTGTTCCTGTTCATCTCGTACGCGATGCCGATCGGCTCCGGGATGCTGGCCGAAGGCCGCTCGTGGACCGACAAGGGCCCGTTTCAACTGGGGATCTGGTCGAAGCCGTGCGCGCTGCTCGCACTCGTCGGCGCCTGCGTGCTCGCGTATGTCGGTATCCAGCCGCCGAACGAAAAGGTGCTGTACGTGCTGGTCGGCTTCGTCGTGGTGCTGATGGTGATCTGGTACGGCTTCGGCGTGCGCAACACGTTCGCGGGGCCGCCGGTGCTGAAGGACACGCGCAATCTCGACCGCATTCGCGAACTCGAGGCGAACGTCGATCCGTCCGTCTGA